The genome window aaatctcacattttgaCTCCTCAGACCAAaatacagatttccactggtctaatgtccattgctcgtgtttcttgtcccaaccaagtatcttcttcttattggtgtcctttagtagtggtttctttgcagcaattcgaccatgaaggcccgattcaaacagtctcctctgaacagttgatgttgagatgtgtctgttacttgaactctgtgaagcatttatttgggctgcaatttctgaggctggtaactctaacaaacttgtcctctgcagcagaggtaactctgggtcttcctttcctgtggcggtcctccagtttcatcatagcgcttgatgggttttgcaactgcacttgaagaaactttcaaagttcttgacattttccgtattgaccggccttcatgtcttaaagtaatgatggactttcatttctctttgcttttttgagctgtttttgccacaatatggacttggtcttttaccaaatagggctatcttctgtataccacccctacctggtcataacacaactgtttgactgaaacgcattaagaaggaaagaaattccacaaattaacaaggcacacatgttaattgaaatgcattccaggtgactacctcatgaagctggttgagagaatgctaagagcatgcaaagctgtcaacaaggcaaagggtggctactttgaataattgttttatttaactaggtaagtcagttaagtacaaattcttctttacaatgacagcctaggaacagtgggttaactgacttgttcaggggcagaacgacagatttttaccttgttagcgcggggattcgatcgagcaacctttcggttactggccactaggctacctgccgcccccagaatatcaaatataaaatatttttaatttgtttaacactttttttgcttactacatgattacatatgtgttatttcatagttttgatgttgtcactattattctgcatgtctggcagacatatcagtgtggatgacggatcaccacctcaagctgaacctcggcaagacggagctgctcttcctcccggggaaggactgcccgttccatgatctcgccatcacggtttacaactccattgtgtcctcctcccagagtgctaagaaccttggcgtgatcctggacaacaccctgtcgttcttaactaacatcaaggcggtgacccgttcctgtaggttcatgctctacaacattcgcagagtacgaccctgcctcacacaggaagcggcgcaggtcctaatccaggcacttgtcatctcccgtctggattactgcaactcgctgttggctgggctccctgcctgtgccattaaacccctacaactcatccagaatgccgcagcccgtctggtgttcaaccttcccaagttctctcacgtcaccccgctcctccgctctctccactggcttccagttgaagctcgcatccgctacaagaccatggtgcttgcctacggagctgtgaggggaacggcacctccgtaccttcaggctctgatcaggccctacacccaaacaagggcactgcgttcatccacctctggcctgctcgcctccctacctctgaggaagtacagttcccgctcagcccagtcaaaactgttcgctgctctggcaccccaatggtggaacaaactccctcacgacgccaggtcaacggagtcaatcaccaccttccggagacacctgaaaccccacctctttaaggaatacctaggataggataaagtaatccttctaacccccccccccttaaaagagttagatgcactattgtaaagtggttgttccactggatatcataaggtgaatgcaccaatttgtaagtcgctctggataagagcgtctgctaaatgacttaaatgtaaatgtaaatgtattctacaaagtagaaaatagtaaaaataaagaatctctgtccaaacttttgactggtactgtatatatatatatattttattgtatTCCGAATGGTCCCAGATGCATAACCAAAATAATCAGCAGTTTCTCAGCATCACtccatcaagggaaatatagtatctatatttaaataaataaatatctacatatattaatatctacatatatttccgGATGTTATAATCATTTTAAAAAAGTGGTTTCTTGGCACAACTTACTTCAGGTATGGGGTAAGTTTAGCTGCAGGACAGGGTAAGTCAAGCTGGCTACACATTTCTGGACTGAATGAAATCTCACTAGTACCGTTTTTAAAAACACAATTCATCACAATCACGTTTTGTCTTTTAATAATTTTAAGCATCTTTCAACAAAGGCTTACCACCTAGTGTTTTTTAAAATACTTTGAACATAGGCCAGGCCCTTTTGATACCTCATATCCCAGCTATAATTCCTTGAAAGcgtcatgaaacctctaacacaataaatacattagacttttttggacctaacttgcttaccactttttccatgtggtttcttacTTCACAGACTCAATGAAATGAAATgcttttttgtaaatatttggtcaaatgattaacattgtgtatggtttcctagaaacgagagtggctcaacttaccccactctcccctagtgTATGGCTTTCATATGTCCTGAAGTGAATTACAACCTTATAATAGATATTTATAGCCAAGCACCTCTTATTCATTAATATGCAGATATTGTCATGTGATGGCCCAGGGCTAAGCCCTGAATGTTGGGGAACTCTGATGCCTCTGATTGTCCCTCTCAATAATGGAGGTTATGAAATCTCTCACTGTGAATATTGAAGTACAGTATTTAGCATCTAGACTCAGTCTGACTGATGCATATTCAAGGGGTATTGACTCTAAATCATGCAACCCAATATACAAACATTATGTAAGATCTAACCATATTCATGTTGCACTACATAGTATTTCAGTAGCAACACAACTCTCACAGAGAGAATACTCTAAATGGGTATGAAGGAGGAGCAATTATGCCACACTTTTAACATCCCTACATCAGCTATTGTGAGCAGCAACGCATCAATACACAACTATAGAAACAAATCAATGTAATCAATAATGTACCTTGTTGTATCTTGCTGTATTGATACAAATCAAATTGTTAAGGTAGGGTACCATGACACAATGAATTTACCGCATGCATATTTTAGTAAGAAAAGATCCATACTTAAACAATTTGCTGGTGGTTACTGGTAAAACTACTTGACATGAGAAGATTGAAAGACCTTTACAAAGATTTCTAAGGAGAGTGAGAGtacaaacacaacagaaaaaagtatttagtgtTAAATGCTTTATTTGTCATGAAAACAAATGTGGATGTTGAACCGCACAGGATGTTGTAGAGGTGTGGGACTGTATTGAAGGACCAAAGCTAGGATCAGACTTAGTAGGTGGCTATGGTGCTGGTCAGCCAGTTACTAAATATGCACACCTGGAGAAGATGGGAGACATCAGTGGACACAGGGACAAGTCACTGTAGACCTGGGATAAAGTTGGTACTATTGAAGTTAGAAACATGTCGTTGTGACAGGGATGAGCCAATGGTCTAATATAAAGGAATGCTGTCACACAAACTACTTGATGCTTTATCCCACAAACTTAGCAGCAGAAGCCTATATTCTTACCTTGGCATAGACACCAGGGTTACCGGGCTCGGCACAGCCCTATCCCCAGAACACAACACCCTGGAGCTCACCGTTGCACACCACGGGGCCACCGGAgtcaccctgagagagagacaatgagagattTACTTCACTGCTTCTCTATACTGTATTTTCGGTCCTAATAGTTTTGATAAGCTGGTCAGTAGTACCTGGCAAGAGTCCTTGCCTCCCTCCAGGAATCCAGCACAGAACATGGCGTTAGTGATCTGGCCAGGGTAGGAGTTGTTACAGTCGCTGTAGGACAGGATGGGGATGTTCAGACACTGAAGCTTGTTGCTATCGGCGGCTGTAAGGATGGATGAAAAATTAAAGAATGAATAGAAAGAAAGAAGAGGAAATTAAAGGCAGAACATGTCAATTATGGATCATTTACATTTTAACACTGGCAATGGTTACCTGACCAAGTATATTTTTTAACATAGCCCCAAAATACATTAACATGTTGCCGTTATTGCTGTACTCACTGGAGCTCATGGTGTTGCCCCATCCAGAGACGGTACACATGGTGCCAGCGGGGGCACAGCTGCTGGGCAGAGCAACAGGCTGCACGTAGGTGTTGAGGGTGGCGGGCTTGCTCAGCTTGATCAGCATGATGTCATTGTCGATgttgtaggagctgtagttgGGGTGGGGGATGACATGGGAATAAGAGATTAATTGCTCCTTACCTTCAGTCCTGTCAACGTTGTGCTCACCCAGACACACCTCCACACAGCTCAgggtgaaagagaaagagggaaaggaaAGTCTTTCATCACTTGACGGTGTTCTGTGCTGAGCCTTGGGGTGCAGGTGAAGTGAACTGCATGATATCATCTGGATGATCGGATGTTGTTAAGCCATGACAGACATGTAAATAACCTTGTACAAGCCTTGGCGTGTGCGAGCCGGAACGGCTCATAGGAACtggagcctatctcctgtttctgtagggtGAGGCAGCTTGATTTACCAATACACATATTGAATGTATTCATTAAATGGAAGTCTTACTCATCTATAAGCACATAGGATActtcaggtacagttgaagtcggaagtttacatacacttaggttggagtcattaaaactagtttttcaaccactccacaaaattcttgtgaacaaactatagttttggcaagtcggttaggacatctactttgtgcatgacacaagtaatttgtccaacaattgtttacagacagattatttcacttataactcactatcacaattccagtgggtcagaagttgacatacactaagttgactgtgcctttaaacagcttggaaaattccagaaaatgatgtcatggctttataagcatctgttaggctaattgacataatttgagtcaattggaggcctaccttcaaactcagtgcctctttgcttgacatcatgggaaaatcaatagaaatcagccaagacctcagaaaaaaattgtagacatccacaagtctggttcatccttgggagcaatttccaaatgcctgaaagtaccacgttcatctgtacaaacaacagtacgcaaatataaacaccatgggaccacgcagccgtcataccgctcaggaaggagacgcgttctgtctcctagagatgaacgtgctttggtgcaaaaagtgcaaatcaatcccagaacaacagcaaaggaccttgtgaagacgctggaggaaacaggtacaaaagtatctatatccacagtaaaattagtcctatattgacataacctgaaaggccgctcagcaaggaagaagccacttctccaaaaccgccataaaaaagccagactacggtttgcaactgcacatggggacaaagatcatactttttggagaaatgtcctctggtctgatgaaacaaaaatagaactgtttggccataatgaccattgttatgtttggaggaaaaagggggaggcttgcaagccgaagaacaccatcccaactgtgaagcacggggtggcagcatcatgttgtgggggtactttgctgcaggagggactggtgcacttcacaaaatagctgGACAATGACAATgataatggacaatgacctcaagcataccttcaaaggtgtggcaaaatggcttaaggacaacaaagtcaaggtattggagtggccatcacaaagccctgacctcaatcctatagaaagtttgtgggcagatctgaaaaagtgtatgcgagcaaggagtcctacaaatctgactcagttacaccagctctgtcaggaggaatgggccaaaattcacccaacttattgtgggaaccttgtggaaggctacccaaaatgtttgacccaagttaaacaatttaaaggcaatgctaccaaatactaattgagtgtatgtacacttctgaaccactgggaatgtgatgaaaaaaataaaagctgaaataaataattctctctactattattctgacatttcacattcttaatgagtcggacgggaaggatatactccaaacacccgaacaggccctcatccccatcATTCGCTGGAGAAAGAAACAGATTTCGTGGAAAGATATTGGGTGCCTTGTGAGGTTCAGGCGACGAGTGCCTAATCTGTCTTTGCCATATG of Salvelinus alpinus chromosome 4, SLU_Salpinus.1, whole genome shotgun sequence contains these proteins:
- the LOC139573429 gene encoding trypsin-1-like, coding for MISCSSLHLHPKAQHRTPSSDERLSFPSFSFTLSCVEVCLGEHNVDRTEGKEQLISYSHVIPHPNYSSYNIDNDIMLIKLSKPATLNTYVQPVALPSSCAPAGTMCTVSGWGNTMSSTADSNKLQCLNIPILSYSDCNNSYPGQITNAMFCAGFLEGGKDSCQGDSGGPVVCNGELQGVVFWG